The Triplophysa dalaica isolate WHDGS20190420 chromosome 5, ASM1584641v1, whole genome shotgun sequence genome window below encodes:
- the syt10 gene encoding synaptotagmin-10 isoform X2 yields the protein MGRQPTQNHREDAEKRKVPEVKVNGRSSVKLLEAAMKISQTSPDIPAEVEQALRDRLSKQAKFQRQTTEPTSSSRHNSFRRHLPRQMNVTSVDFTMDTLPVRQSSTVSIGRIKPELYKQKSVDSEEGAKEPVEACGKLSFALSYDYEEQALVVRILKALDLPAKDFTGTSDPYVKIYLLPERKKKFQTRVHRKTLNPTFDEEFCFPVEYSELCNRKLHFSVYDFDRFTSHDMIGEVVVDNLFELSDLSREAVVWKDILAATTESVDLGEIMYSLCYLPTAGRMTLTVIKCRNLKAMDITGYSDPYVKVSLICDGRRLKKRKTTIKKNTLNPVYNEAIIFDIPPENVEQVSLSIMVMDYDRVGHNEVIGVCRAGPDAEGLGRDHWNEMLAYPRKPITHWHALCEWPGRASSFESQGSCPSPKPPQTP from the exons ATGGGAAGACAGCCAACTCAAAACCATCGAGAGGATGCGGAGAAGAGAAAGGTGCCAGAGGTAAAGGTCAATGGACGCAGCTCGGTTAAACTCCTGGAGGCAGCCATGAAGATCAGCCAGACGTCGCCAGACATCCCAGCAGAGGTGGAGCAAGCTCTGCGTGACCGGTTGAGCAAGCAGGCCAAATTCCAGCGCCAGACGACTGAACCTACCTCTTCTTCCAG GCACAATTCTTTCAGACGACACCTGCCGCGGCAGATGAATGTCACCAGCGTGGACTTCACCATGGACACTCTACCCGTCCGTCAGTCTTCTACAGTCAGCATTGGCCGTATTAAACCAGAGCTTTACAAGCAAAAATCTGTGGACTCGGAAGAGGGTGCCAAGGAACCTGTGGAAGCATGTGGAAAGCTGAGCTTTGCCCTCAGCTACGATTATGAGGAGCAAGCTCTCGTGGTTCGCATTCTCAAGGCCCTGGACCTCCCCGCTAAGGACTTCACAGGCACCTCAGACCCCTATGTTAAGATCTACCTGCTTCCCGAACGCAAAAAGAAGTTTCAGACGAGGGTGCACCGCAAGACACTCAACCCAACATTTGATGAGGAGTTTTGCTTCCCTGTGGAGTACAGCGAGCTGTGCAATCGCAAGTTGCACTTCAGCGTCTACGACTTTGACCGCTTTACAAGTCACGACATGATCGGTGAGGTGGTGGTCGACAACCTGTTCGAGCTGTCTGACCTGTCACGGGAAGCTGTGGTTTGGAAGGACATCCTGGCCGCTACTACA GAGAGTGTGGATCTTGGTGAAATTATGTATTCCCTATGCTATCTTCCCACGGCTGGACGCATGACCCTCACCGTCATCAAATGTCGCAATTTAAAAGCCATGGACATAACTGGCTACTCTG ATCCATATGTCAAAGTGTCCCTCATATGTGACGGACGGAGACTCAAAAAGCGAAAAACAACCATCAAAAAGAACACGCTTAACCCAGTCTACAACGAAGCCATCATTTTCGATATCCCACCTGAGAATGTGGAGCAGGTCAGCCTGTCAATCATGGTGATGGATTATGACAG agtTGGACACAATGAAGTCATAGGGGTGTGCAGGGCGGGGCCAGATGCGGAGGGTCTTGGGAGGGACCACTGGAACGAGATGCTAGCTTATCCACGCAAGCCAATCACACACTGGCATGCCCTATGCGAG TGGCCAGGAAGAGCATCAAGTTTTGAGAGTCAAGGATCCTGTCCATCTCCAAAACCCCCTCAGACCCCATAA
- the syt10 gene encoding synaptotagmin-10 isoform X1: MNPRPHGSSNIQWINRKDMNARTEDGISLCQRALQIVTELCLAGHVDREKCADIFPLESNIPDISVSLLAVVVGFCGLALLVVSLFVFWKLCWPIWRSKAFSTNADNCPQGVQSEAPPAPPQVSQSISPYPETKTAIFMGRQPTQNHREDAEKRKVPEVKVNGRSSVKLLEAAMKISQTSPDIPAEVEQALRDRLSKQAKFQRQTTEPTSSSRHNSFRRHLPRQMNVTSVDFTMDTLPVRQSSTVSIGRIKPELYKQKSVDSEEGAKEPVEACGKLSFALSYDYEEQALVVRILKALDLPAKDFTGTSDPYVKIYLLPERKKKFQTRVHRKTLNPTFDEEFCFPVEYSELCNRKLHFSVYDFDRFTSHDMIGEVVVDNLFELSDLSREAVVWKDILAATTESVDLGEIMYSLCYLPTAGRMTLTVIKCRNLKAMDITGYSDPYVKVSLICDGRRLKKRKTTIKKNTLNPVYNEAIIFDIPPENVEQVSLSIMVMDYDRVGHNEVIGVCRAGPDAEGLGRDHWNEMLAYPRKPITHWHALCEWPGRASSFESQGSCPSPKPPQTP; encoded by the exons ATGAACCCTCGTCCTCACGGATCGTCCAACATACAATGGATTAACAGGAAAGACATGAATGCCCGCACAGAGGACGGCATCAGCCTGTGCCAAAGGGCTCTCCAAATAGTGACGGAGCTGTGCCTAGCAGGGCACGTCGACCGGGAGAAATGCGCGGATATATTTCCACTGGAGAGCAACATACCAG ACATCTCTGTAAGTCTCCTAGCTGTGGTCGTAGGTTTCTGTGGCCTCGCCCTTTTGGtagtctctctctttgtcttttggAAGCTGTGCTGGCCCATTTGGAGAAGCAAGGCGTTCTCAACCAATGCTGACAACTGCCCTCAGGGGGTGCAATCTGAGGCTCCCCCAGCCCCACCTCAGGTGTCTCAATCCATTTCTCCATATCCTGAAACCAAGACGGCCATATTCATGGGAAGACAGCCAACTCAAAACCATCGAGAGGATGCGGAGAAGAGAAAGGTGCCAGAGGTAAAGGTCAATGGACGCAGCTCGGTTAAACTCCTGGAGGCAGCCATGAAGATCAGCCAGACGTCGCCAGACATCCCAGCAGAGGTGGAGCAAGCTCTGCGTGACCGGTTGAGCAAGCAGGCCAAATTCCAGCGCCAGACGACTGAACCTACCTCTTCTTCCAG GCACAATTCTTTCAGACGACACCTGCCGCGGCAGATGAATGTCACCAGCGTGGACTTCACCATGGACACTCTACCCGTCCGTCAGTCTTCTACAGTCAGCATTGGCCGTATTAAACCAGAGCTTTACAAGCAAAAATCTGTGGACTCGGAAGAGGGTGCCAAGGAACCTGTGGAAGCATGTGGAAAGCTGAGCTTTGCCCTCAGCTACGATTATGAGGAGCAAGCTCTCGTGGTTCGCATTCTCAAGGCCCTGGACCTCCCCGCTAAGGACTTCACAGGCACCTCAGACCCCTATGTTAAGATCTACCTGCTTCCCGAACGCAAAAAGAAGTTTCAGACGAGGGTGCACCGCAAGACACTCAACCCAACATTTGATGAGGAGTTTTGCTTCCCTGTGGAGTACAGCGAGCTGTGCAATCGCAAGTTGCACTTCAGCGTCTACGACTTTGACCGCTTTACAAGTCACGACATGATCGGTGAGGTGGTGGTCGACAACCTGTTCGAGCTGTCTGACCTGTCACGGGAAGCTGTGGTTTGGAAGGACATCCTGGCCGCTACTACA GAGAGTGTGGATCTTGGTGAAATTATGTATTCCCTATGCTATCTTCCCACGGCTGGACGCATGACCCTCACCGTCATCAAATGTCGCAATTTAAAAGCCATGGACATAACTGGCTACTCTG ATCCATATGTCAAAGTGTCCCTCATATGTGACGGACGGAGACTCAAAAAGCGAAAAACAACCATCAAAAAGAACACGCTTAACCCAGTCTACAACGAAGCCATCATTTTCGATATCCCACCTGAGAATGTGGAGCAGGTCAGCCTGTCAATCATGGTGATGGATTATGACAG agtTGGACACAATGAAGTCATAGGGGTGTGCAGGGCGGGGCCAGATGCGGAGGGTCTTGGGAGGGACCACTGGAACGAGATGCTAGCTTATCCACGCAAGCCAATCACACACTGGCATGCCCTATGCGAG TGGCCAGGAAGAGCATCAAGTTTTGAGAGTCAAGGATCCTGTCCATCTCCAAAACCCCCTCAGACCCCATAA